The nucleotide sequence CGCACATTTTTGGGAGCATGATTGGGAAATGTTTAAATTGTGAAAAATTAATGGTGTATATAATGACTGCAATTGCATTTGAATCAAAGCATGATACGATTACGATACCAAGGGATCTTTTTGAAGATATGCTTTCATCGTACCATAAAATGGAGCAGATAATGGCAACTTTGGAAGTCTCATTGGACACTGAAACAATGAATTCGATCAAAAGAAGCAAGGACGATATAGAAAATGGGGATTTTATGGATTGTTCTTTTGATGAAATTGATGACGTGTTAGCATAAAAATGGCATACAAAGCACGTCTTCCCAACAGTTTCCGAAAAGAAACAAAAAAACTACCCGGAAATATCAAGTTAAAAGTGATCAAAGAGATTAAAACGATTCTCGACGATCCATATTGTGGCACTACACTTGTTGGCAACCTGAAAGGATTGTGGAAAAGACGAATTGGTAAATATCGGATAGTGTATCAAATTTTGAATAATGAAGATTTAGTTGTTTTTCATAGCGTGGATATACGAAAAAAGATATACAAATGAATCAAGGATCTGGATGAGGGTGCGCGACAAATCCAATCTTGATGAGTGCATACCTGCCCTGCATTTTGTTGCCGGACAGTTCAAACAGTATCTTTTCACCTCCCTGAGGTCTTCGACCACAAGCCCAATCCCAGTGTGTTACTGTTCCTGCGCCGTCGTGTCATTTTGGTATTTCGCCTTCGAAGTCTGCGTATTTTAGTGGGTGATCTTTTGTTTGGATCGCGAGTCGCTTGATGCCAGATTCTGTGGGCGGTGTTTTTGGGATGGCGAAGCTTTTGAGGATTCCGTCTATTTCCAGTCTGAGGTTGTAGTGGTGGTGTGATGCACTGTGTGATTGGATCGTATCCTGTCAATCTTGTTTATCATTCGTATCAGAAAATATGTAATTTTTCCCGAATAAAAAATCGCCTGGCAGTGCGGTCACTGCTCTTGCTTATGATTCAAGCACCCACTGGGTTCTAACACTGTGGCCGGGGCGCGGGGGCGTTTGGTGCGCTTGCTTGCGGTCCGGGCGGCGGTAAAAATAGGATCTCCCCAACATTGAGTGGGTCAATTTTAAGTGGGAATTTTCAGAAGGTGAATGTCGCCCATATGAAGAAACATAATTTCCTTCAAACCCCAGACCACTACAGTATGGTCATTCCCGGACCACGGCGACTGGGCTACCCACAAAGGCAACTACCGGGGCAACTGGTCCCCCGAAATCCCCTGCAACCTCATCCTGCGCTGCTCCTCCTGCACTCCCCCCGCGCCAGGCCCTGATGCTTCGTACCGGATGCTGGTGCTTTAATGATTCACAACCCAGGTTAGTGAATAATGAAAAAGAGTAAGGTAACTTTATTTAATGATAAGTACAATTTTAAATGGTTATCATGACAGAAGCAATACCTGCTGTTTACGAGAATGGGATATTCAAACCCCTTCAAAAAGTAGACCTCCCTGAACATAAACACGTACACCTGATGGTCATACCCGAAGATGAATTAGAACTTTTATATTCACAGAAAAAGGCAATGTCCAAAATTATCGGTGCA is from ANME-2 cluster archaeon and encodes:
- a CDS encoding type II toxin-antitoxin system RelE/ParE family toxin, with the translated sequence MAYKARLPNSFRKETKKLPGNIKLKVIKEIKTILDDPYCGTTLVGNLKGLWKRRIGKYRIVYQILNNEDLVVFHSVDIRKKIYK
- a CDS encoding antitoxin family protein, which gives rise to MTEAIPAVYENGIFKPLQKVDLPEHKHVHLMVIPEDELELLYSQKKAMSKIIGAGSSGLTDVAGKHDHYLY